The DNA sequence TCAAGCCATTTCATCGCTACAGCCGAGGGTACGGAGAAGTGCACCGGGAAGATGTAATTAAAACCGAGGGCGAAACCGCCGCAGGGAACCCATTCAAATCATTTCACGGCTACACCCAAGGATGCAGAGAGATGCGCCGGGAGGATGACATGGAAACCGAGGGCGAGACTGTCACCGAGATCCCATTCAAGTGCACCCAGTGCTTTTTGAAATTCACCCGACATAGCGATTTGCAGAAACACCTAACACATGACCACGTGAACCCATTTAAGTGCCATAATTTCGATGTGGAAATGAGCGAGGAGGATTCAACGGATGGCGAACATGGCGAGAAGCCATTTAGGTGCACTCAGTGTGTGATGTCATTCACGCGTCCTAGCGACCTGCAACGTCATTTGCTAATCCATAGCAACAGCAAGCCATACAAGTGCAAGGAATGCGACCGAGAGTTCACGTGGTTTGGAAACTTCCAGAAACACATCCTATCACACATGAACAACACGTCGCCTAGCAACGCGTCATTCTCCGCCATGTTTACGATGCTGGCGCGCGAGCAAGTCAAGGATCTTTTTATCAAAGAGGGAGAGAAGTATAGATGTCGGCTCTGCAGCAAAGACTTCACGAGGCTCAGCGGACTAAAGACGCACATCCGTATGCACACTGGGGAGCGACCATATGTATGTGAGGTAAGACCGTAGAGCGTATGTATTTTGATGCACTgtcaacatttttttagatGAGATGCCATACACAAGTCCATGTGACGCAAACCCCTGTATTAGATGAGCAATGGAGTTCACGGTAATTTAAGCGCAAAAGCGAGGCATCGCTTTCTTGCAACCCAGCGCAGTCTTACTACTTCTTGCTcgttttacaaaagcttgatGGATGAATCTTGGCAAAGAGGGCTTGGAATGCGGTTATCTGGTTTCAAAAGTTTGCACAAAAGTGCAATACGGCCATAAACTTACACAGACCTGCTAAAGCCTACTTTCGCGCTCAAACTCCACAGGGACCCCACAATCTGATAAATAACCTATTGTGGGTCCCCTCTTCATTCGATTCTCATCAGTACTCGATAGTCTCGCTACTACTCCTCTTGTTCTATTTTAAGACattatttcatgttttttgtAGGTGTGCTCGTTTGCTTTCACCACTTCACGTGCTCTCAAAATGCACATGCGCCTGCACACCGGTGAGAAGCCATACAAATGTGAAGTGTGCGACCGCGCCTTCACCCGCCGAGACGAGATGCACACCCACATGTACATACACAAAGGTAAGGGCATCTACTAATTATATTCACGCGCGCCCACATGTACATACACAAAGGTAAGGGCATCTactaattatgatgatgatgatgacgataatgtTGATCACACATGATTATGAAAGGGATGaatgagatgatgatgatgattataatgatgtaAGAGAAGTACATCAAGATCATAATAATGTAGTAATCGCAGTAACGCCCGCAGTTTAATcaatgacgatggtgatgataaaaGTCATCCATTATTGTGATTATGATGGATGAtgaaagtgatgatgataatgctgATGATAGTTTTGGGAAGGATACAAAAATCATATAATTTTAATTAGaaatatcaataaaatatttaaataaagcCAACGCGGGATGGTTCGCAGACTCTTAATTAATACTTTTCTCTTGATGGTTTTGCTAAAATTAAACTAAGCCCGTATCTGTTCCATGTTAGGTGAAAAGCCATTCAAATGCACTCAGTGTCCCGCGTCGTTCATTCGCTACGGTCACCTCCAACGCCACCTACTGATCCATAGCGACGACAAGCCATACAAGTGCAAGCTCTGCCCCAAGTCCTTCACGCAGTACCGCAACCTTCAAACACACATGTACAAACACACTGGTGAGCGGCCTTACAGATGCAAGTACTGCCCGAAGGGCTTCACCCAGTATGGCACGCTTCAGGCCCATGAGCGCACACATACAGGCGAGAAACCATTCAAGTGCACCTTGTGTGACAAGGCATTTATTACGTCATCGCACCTGAGATGGCATGTCAAGACCCAACACCCAAAGGAATAAGGAACCTAAGGGAAGGAAGAAGCTGTAGAAGGAAGTGGACCTAAGGGACTAAGATGAAAACAGGGACCTAAATGAAGCTGGAATGCAGCACCAGTAGGTCTAAGGGACCTATTAAGCCTTAGATGCAGCACTTATAGATCTAACGGACCTATTAAGCCTTAGATGAAGCACCCGTAGATCTAAGGGACCTATTAAGCATTAGATGCAGCACCCGTAGGTCTAAGGGACCTATTAAGCCTTAGATGCAGCACCCGTAGATCTAAGGGACATATTAAGCCTTAGATGCAGCACCCGTAGATCTAAGGGACCTATTGAGCCTTAGATGCAGCACCCGTAGACCTAAGGGACCTATTAAGCCTTAGATGCAGAACCCGTAGATCTAAGGGACCTATTAAGCCTTAGATGCAGCACCCGTAAATCTAAGGGACCTATTAAGCCTTAGATGCAGCACCTGTGGAAGTTATCTGTTATCTGTTATCTGTCCTCCTCGAGCCGTGTGGCACATAGGGCCTTCACAGTGATTTTCCACTTTTCCCTGTCTGCTGCTTTTGACCGCACCTCGTCCCAGTTCCTCCACCCCGCCTCGCTTCTCTCCCTTTCCACAGTCCTTTGCCATGTTTTGGGTCTTTCCTGTTTTCTTCTGCCTTCTGGTGTCCAAGTTAATGCTACGCTGCAGTCATTTTCTCTTCCTTGTCTCAACACGTGTCCGATGATTTTCCATCGCCGCTTCACTTCACTGCTCAATTGATGTACTCCAGCTCTTCTCCGTACCTCTTCATTCGTTACATGGTCTTCCCAACTAATCTTCAATATCCTTCTCAATCACTTCTGTTGGAATACATCTAGCAATTTATCATCTTTCTTGTTCATCTTCCACGTCTCGCAACCGTACAATAAAACTGAAAGTACCAACGACTTGTAAATCTTTATCTTTGTCCGTCTCATGATCTTCTTTGAGTTCCATATACGTTTCAGCCTTGTGTACACACTCCTTGCTTTTGATAATCTATTTCTGAGATCTTTCATTCCACCACCCTCTCTGCAAACTTTTGCTCCTAGGTACGTAAACTCGCTGACGTCTTCGATTTCTTTTCCATTGATAACAATATTTCCATGCTGTTTGGCATTTATCCTTAGCATCTTCGTCTTCTCTAAGTTTATTTTCAATCCCGCTCGCCTAGCCTCGCCGTCCAGCCTTGCTGTCTTCTTCTGAATATGATGTTTTGTTGAGGAAAGCAATGCTATGTCGTCCGCAAAGTCTAGATCGTCCAGTTTAGATGTAAATTTCCATCATATTCCATTTTCCCCTTTTCCAACTGACCTTCGCAATATCCAGTCCATGACCAATAGAAACATAAAGCCCGACATATTGTCTTTATGTTGAACCATTCTCCTGTTTCACCCTGATCTTCGACCGCACACTGGAAATCTTCATAAAACAGCCTCACAATGCGTATAATCTTCTCTGGAACTCCATACTTTTCCAtaatcacccacaaactctcAAGATGGACTGAATCGAAGGCTTCCTCAAAGTCTATGAAATTAACATACAAAGTTGCCTGCCACTCATTCACTTGCTCTATGATGTTTCTCAGTATAAATACTTGCTCCGTAGTTCCTCTCCCTCTTCTAGCCAGCCTGCTCTTTTCTCAACTTTTTGTCAACTCCGTTTCGTATCCTGTCAATAACAATTCTTCCAAGTATCTTCCCTACGATGGACAATAATGTGATTCCTTGTGAGTTCTTACATTCTTTCAAATTTCCTTTCTTTGGTAGCTTTATTATAAGCCCTTTTTTTCCAGTCATTTGGGATGGTTTCATGCCTCCACACTTTTACAAGTAGCTTATGCACTCGCTCGGCCGAGAATTCTGGGTCTGCCTTCAGCAACTCAGCTGTGATATTATCTATGCCCGGCGATTTTCCATTCTTTAGTGTTGTGATTGTATCTTTTACTTCT is a window from the Nematostella vectensis chromosome 9, jaNemVect1.1, whole genome shotgun sequence genome containing:
- the LOC5507818 gene encoding zinc finger protein 347 isoform X3, which codes for MPRSFLVKKSSTVAIPPSRTPPESKRKTPRPDDHHDDILSWEPLDMSEYEHEIETAHNVEKELNTLLMPQPAEQVQPVRPAPRKPEKLALVQPFFLQKTGKSYANERPDTRDHDSEAKSAEKLSEKPFKCNECSASFIRRSELQHHSLIHDTGKQFKCSRDAEIKSFHGYSQEYERAHREDVIKTEGKTATGNPFKPFHRYSRGYGEVRLENVIKTESDPDTTEKSFKPFHRYSRGYGEVHREDVIKTEGETAAGNPFKSFHGYTQGCREMRREDDMETEGETVTEIPFKCTQCFLKFTRHSDLQKHLTHDHVNPFKCHNFDVEMSEEDSTDGEHGEKPFRCTQCVMSFTRPSDLQRHLLIHSNSKPYKCKECDREFTWFGNFQKHILSHMNNTSPSNASFSAMFTMLAREQVKDLFIKEGEKYRCRLCSKDFTRLSGLKTHIRMHTGERPYMRCHTQVHVTQTPVLDEQWSSRCARLLSPLHVLSKCTCACTPVRSHTNVKCATAPSPAETRCTPTCTYTKVKSHSNALSVPRRSFATVTSNATY
- the LOC5507818 gene encoding zinc finger protein 431 isoform X1, which codes for MPRSFLVKKSSTVAIPPSRTPPESKRKTPRPDDHHDDILSWEPLDMSEYEHEIETAHNVEKELNTLLMPQPAEQVQPVRPAPRKPEKLALVQPFFLQKTGKSYANERPDTRDHDSEAKSAEKLSEKPFKCNECSASFIRRSELQHHSLIHDTGKQFKCSRDAEIKSFHGYSQEYERAHREDVIKTEGKTATGNPFKPFHRYSRGYGEVRLENVIKTESDPDTTEKSFKPFHRYSRGYGEVHREDVIKTEGETAAGNPFKSFHGYTQGCREMRREDDMETEGETVTEIPFKCTQCFLKFTRHSDLQKHLTHDHVNPFKCHNFDVEMSEEDSTDGEHGEKPFRCTQCVMSFTRPSDLQRHLLIHSNSKPYKCKECDREFTWFGNFQKHILSHMNNTSPSNASFSAMFTMLAREQVKDLFIKEGEKYRCRLCSKDFTRLSGLKTHIRMHTGERPYVCEVCSFAFTTSRALKMHMRLHTGEKPYKCEVCDRAFTRRDEMHTHMYIHKGEKPFKCTQCPASFIRYGHLQRHLLIHSDDKPYKCKLCPKSFTQYRNLQTHMYKHTGERPYRCKYCPKGFTQYGTLQAHERTHTGEKPFKCTLCDKAFITSSHLRWHVKTQHPKE
- the LOC5507818 gene encoding zinc finger protein 431 isoform X2; translation: MSEYEHEIETAHNVEKELNTLLMPQPAEQVQPVRPAPRKPEKLALVQPFFLQKTGKSYANERPDTRDHDSEAKSAEKLSEKPFKCNECSASFIRRSELQHHSLIHDTGKQFKCSRDAEIKSFHGYSQEYERAHREDVIKTEGKTATGNPFKPFHRYSRGYGEVRLENVIKTESDPDTTEKSFKPFHRYSRGYGEVHREDVIKTEGETAAGNPFKSFHGYTQGCREMRREDDMETEGETVTEIPFKCTQCFLKFTRHSDLQKHLTHDHVNPFKCHNFDVEMSEEDSTDGEHGEKPFRCTQCVMSFTRPSDLQRHLLIHSNSKPYKCKECDREFTWFGNFQKHILSHMNNTSPSNASFSAMFTMLAREQVKDLFIKEGEKYRCRLCSKDFTRLSGLKTHIRMHTGERPYVCEVCSFAFTTSRALKMHMRLHTGEKPYKCEVCDRAFTRRDEMHTHMYIHKGEKPFKCTQCPASFIRYGHLQRHLLIHSDDKPYKCKLCPKSFTQYRNLQTHMYKHTGERPYRCKYCPKGFTQYGTLQAHERTHTGEKPFKCTLCDKAFITSSHLRWHVKTQHPKE